From a region of the Roseivirga sp. 4D4 genome:
- a CDS encoding TonB-dependent receptor, protein MVKTLTFKQARSETEKSGLMRFSRLFFYLSIFLLVATESYGQGERAVLKGRIRDASTGEDLISATIYVQQTGSGAVSNAYGFYSLVLKPGKYNIKVSYIGFETIEQEIELKGDTELNFELTIKSDELEEVVVYAEAEDENVKSVKMSVAKIDANTVKQLPTVFGEADLVKSIQLLPGVSSAGETSGGFNVRGGAADQNLVLLDEATIFNTSHLFGLVSIFNADAVKDVTLYKGGIPSIYGGRLSSVLDVRQKDGNSKQLAGSAGIGLLSSRLNVEGPIDQGKGSFLVAGRRSYVDLFLPSVLDDPPTVFFYDINLKANYAFDADNRLFVSGYFGRDNFSVDDFLNNDWGNLAFNLRYNKVLNENLFSNVSLIYSDYRYNFDILRTDGYSWEAHIENFNLKTDFTLFQQGDNQLDFGASLLYYDFNPGDISPNAESTTVPTTLDPKFALEPSLYVSAKRTLSSNLTIEAGLRLSSFLRMGSEEVRLYENDQPVVYNSQLGRYEEANVVGFESYGSGEVISSFYNLEPRLSLNYQLNDRSSLKASYNRTVQYIHLISNSTSPTALNIWTPSGPYLEPQLADQVAFGYFRNFRDNTYEASAEVYYKDMRNQVDYVDGADIQLNNYLETELLSGIGRSYGLELYVKKNKGRLTGWLSYTLSRSERKIDGEGTGGPGINNGEYYASNFDKTHDLSLTGMYKINKSLTFSANFIYQTGMPITYPESRYEFGGIVGANFESRNQARIPDNHRLDLSLTVNTKQRPKWDGSWTFSLYNVYNNQNAYDITFSPTGAERGAEISQFYTDRFNTQATQSYIGFFPNITYNLKF, encoded by the coding sequence ATGGTCAAAACTTTGACATTTAAACAGGCAAGAAGTGAAACAGAAAAGTCCGGACTGATGAGATTCAGCCGGCTCTTTTTTTACCTGTCCATTTTCCTTTTGGTAGCCACTGAAAGTTATGGACAAGGGGAGAGAGCAGTTTTAAAAGGTAGAATAAGAGACGCAAGCACTGGTGAAGATCTCATCAGCGCAACTATCTATGTCCAACAGACGGGTAGTGGGGCTGTTTCCAACGCTTACGGATTTTATTCGCTGGTTTTAAAACCCGGCAAGTACAATATAAAAGTGAGCTATATCGGTTTTGAGACAATAGAACAAGAAATCGAATTAAAAGGAGATACAGAGTTGAATTTCGAGTTAACGATTAAGTCCGATGAACTCGAAGAGGTGGTGGTCTATGCAGAGGCAGAAGACGAAAACGTCAAGAGTGTGAAGATGAGCGTGGCTAAGATTGATGCGAATACGGTTAAGCAGTTGCCCACAGTCTTTGGAGAGGCAGACCTTGTGAAGTCCATCCAGTTGTTACCGGGGGTAAGCAGCGCGGGAGAAACATCTGGTGGTTTCAATGTAAGAGGAGGAGCAGCAGATCAGAATCTAGTACTGCTAGACGAAGCGACAATCTTTAACACAAGTCACCTTTTTGGGCTGGTTTCCATATTCAATGCGGATGCGGTTAAAGATGTAACACTATATAAAGGTGGAATTCCCTCGATCTATGGTGGCAGGCTTTCTTCTGTCCTTGATGTAAGGCAAAAGGATGGTAATAGCAAGCAATTGGCAGGAAGTGCAGGTATTGGTTTATTGTCCAGCCGATTGAATGTTGAGGGTCCGATAGATCAGGGCAAGGGATCCTTTCTGGTGGCGGGTCGGAGGTCCTATGTAGATCTCTTTCTGCCTTCGGTATTGGACGATCCACCAACGGTTTTTTTCTATGACATCAACCTAAAAGCAAATTATGCCTTTGATGCTGATAACAGACTCTTTGTGTCTGGCTATTTCGGGAGAGACAACTTCAGCGTAGACGACTTTTTAAACAATGATTGGGGAAATCTGGCCTTTAACCTACGGTATAACAAAGTGTTGAATGAAAATCTCTTTTCGAATGTATCGCTCATTTACAGTGACTACCGATACAACTTCGACATTCTAAGAACAGACGGTTATTCATGGGAAGCCCATATTGAAAATTTCAATCTAAAGACAGATTTCACGCTATTCCAGCAAGGTGATAATCAATTGGATTTTGGTGCTAGCTTACTTTACTATGATTTTAATCCAGGCGACATTAGCCCGAATGCCGAGTCTACTACTGTGCCTACGACTCTCGATCCTAAGTTTGCCCTCGAGCCTTCGCTATATGTAAGTGCCAAGCGTACGCTTTCCAGTAATTTGACGATAGAAGCTGGTCTTCGACTCTCTTCCTTTCTTAGAATGGGGAGCGAAGAAGTACGGCTTTATGAAAACGATCAGCCTGTAGTCTACAACAGTCAGTTGGGGCGATATGAAGAAGCTAATGTGGTTGGTTTTGAATCCTATGGGTCTGGAGAAGTTATTTCCAGCTTTTATAATCTGGAGCCAAGGCTTTCACTCAATTATCAGTTGAACGACAGGAGTTCTTTAAAAGCAAGCTACAATAGAACTGTTCAATACATTCACTTGATTTCAAATAGCACATCTCCGACAGCATTAAATATTTGGACACCAAGTGGCCCTTACTTAGAACCACAACTGGCCGATCAAGTCGCCTTCGGTTATTTCAGAAATTTCCGTGATAACACCTATGAAGCCTCAGCGGAAGTCTATTACAAAGACATGCGCAATCAAGTAGATTATGTCGATGGGGCAGACATCCAATTGAATAACTATCTGGAAACTGAATTACTGAGCGGTATTGGAAGGTCGTACGGACTGGAATTGTATGTCAAAAAGAACAAGGGACGACTCACAGGATGGTTAAGTTATACGCTGTCGCGAAGTGAACGCAAAATAGATGGTGAGGGTACAGGAGGTCCTGGTATTAACAATGGGGAATACTATGCAAGCAATTTCGATAAGACACATGACCTGAGTTTGACGGGAATGTATAAGATCAATAAAAGCCTGACATTTTCTGCCAACTTTATTTACCAGACCGGTATGCCGATCACCTATCCGGAAAGTCGCTATGAGTTTGGCGGTATAGTGGGGGCAAACTTTGAATCCCGTAATCAAGCCCGAATTCCAGATAATCATCGACTTGACCTCTCCCTAACGGTAAATACAAAACAAAGACCAAAATGGGATGGTAGCTGGACTTTTAGTTTGTATAACGTTTATAATAATCAGAATGCCTACGACATCACTTTCAGTCCCACCGGAGCAGAAAGAGGGGCAGAAATTTCACAGTTCTACACTGACCGATTCAATACCCAAGCGACTCAATCGTACATCGGCTTTTTCCCAAACATCACTTATAACCTAAAATTCTAA
- a CDS encoding DUF4249 domain-containing protein — MKKLLILLTGAFMLTACTDELDVDLEEGQVRLVVEGRLVRQKEGSNSGYQFIRLSTTAPYFQNEQTPAARGASVEVLELETNVTYVFAESADEPGIYETFGMTPTVGFTYRLEVRYESSIYQATEEMLAVASIDRLDQEFREETIFRDEGIGLLLDYQDPEGIENYYHWQTYRNDTLLIRADVGNQFNLISSDEFYDGLKVVGFELAGDFSFEPGDRGLVRQYALSKEAYDYYRIFYEQAVGLAPGGGDVVPATLRGNVQNVSNDALYPLGYFEASEVSQQEITVQ; from the coding sequence ATGAAGAAGTTATTAATTCTATTGACAGGAGCATTTATGCTGACAGCTTGTACTGACGAGCTGGATGTAGACTTGGAAGAAGGACAAGTCCGTTTGGTTGTTGAAGGCCGACTGGTAAGGCAAAAGGAAGGGTCAAATAGTGGCTATCAGTTCATTCGACTATCTACTACCGCTCCATATTTTCAAAATGAACAAACACCGGCAGCACGAGGAGCAAGTGTTGAAGTACTAGAGCTTGAGACCAATGTCACCTATGTCTTTGCCGAGTCAGCCGATGAGCCGGGCATTTATGAGACTTTCGGTATGACCCCAACGGTCGGTTTTACCTATCGACTTGAGGTTCGATATGAATCCAGTATTTATCAAGCTACTGAAGAAATGCTCGCTGTGGCATCCATCGATCGCTTGGATCAAGAATTTAGAGAGGAGACCATTTTCCGAGATGAGGGCATAGGCCTGTTGCTGGATTATCAGGATCCTGAGGGTATAGAAAACTACTATCATTGGCAAACCTATCGCAATGATACTTTGCTGATTCGGGCTGATGTGGGGAATCAATTTAACCTGATCTCTTCAGATGAGTTCTACGATGGCTTGAAAGTAGTAGGTTTTGAATTGGCAGGTGATTTTTCCTTTGAGCCAGGAGATCGTGGTTTGGTGAGACAATATGCCCTCTCGAAGGAGGCATACGATTATTATCGGATTTTCTATGAACAGGCGGTGGGTCTTGCACCTGGGGGGGGCGATGTAGTTCCGGCTACTTTGCGTGGTAATGTTCAAAATGTGAGTAATGATGCACTCTATCCTTTAGGCTATTTCGAAGCAAGTGAAGTTTCTCAACAGGAAATTACGGTTCAATAG
- a CDS encoding sensor histidine kinase produces MKISKHYIKWLHIGFWLILFLFPFTFGIQEEPLIPVLTRISLPFALQIGLAYFNLYVLVPKLFKRKKYGQYGLSVLVLLVGVSRMLIWWFRSNLTEAQLSRTIPGSEFTFADLPQPVQIFPPLILTLIILFISTVYALAIDQSKKEQVTILLEKEKTEAELKFLRSQINPHFFFNALNNLYSVFKLKPEKTDQFIQKLSEMLRYVTYECQNGQIKLSREIEVIESYIFFQSMKDEANIEVKLKKEIDNPLAEIEPMILIPLLENAFKHGYSITGENLDINIDIQHRGHNTSIHIENSFIPSASQPNKAPSETGIGLSNIQHRLNYAYPDRHKFESVQKNGRFIINININHDAV; encoded by the coding sequence GTGAAAATTTCGAAGCATTACATCAAGTGGCTCCATATCGGTTTCTGGCTGATACTGTTCTTATTCCCTTTTACTTTTGGAATTCAGGAGGAGCCTCTAATTCCTGTACTGACAAGAATATCTCTGCCCTTTGCGCTTCAAATCGGTCTGGCCTATTTCAACCTATATGTGCTGGTACCCAAACTGTTTAAAAGAAAAAAATATGGGCAATACGGACTCTCTGTACTTGTACTGCTTGTAGGAGTGAGTAGAATGCTAATTTGGTGGTTCCGATCAAACCTGACCGAAGCTCAGCTAAGTCGGACAATACCAGGCAGTGAATTTACTTTCGCTGATCTGCCCCAACCGGTACAGATTTTTCCTCCTTTGATTTTAACGCTGATCATACTGTTCATCAGTACAGTCTATGCCTTGGCCATAGACCAATCGAAAAAAGAACAAGTCACCATTCTTCTGGAAAAAGAAAAGACGGAAGCAGAATTGAAATTTCTGAGATCGCAGATCAATCCACACTTCTTTTTCAATGCGCTAAACAACTTGTATAGTGTATTCAAGCTCAAACCAGAAAAGACCGATCAGTTTATACAAAAGCTGAGTGAAATGCTGCGCTATGTTACTTATGAATGTCAGAATGGGCAGATAAAGCTCTCTCGGGAAATTGAAGTAATTGAGAGTTACATCTTTTTTCAGAGCATGAAAGATGAAGCTAATATTGAGGTTAAGCTGAAGAAGGAGATTGACAACCCCTTAGCCGAAATAGAACCTATGATTCTTATACCTCTTTTGGAAAACGCTTTCAAACATGGCTATTCTATTACTGGCGAAAACCTAGACATAAACATAGACATTCAGCACCGAGGGCATAATACAAGCATCCATATCGAAAATAGTTTTATCCCCTCTGCATCTCAACCTAATAAAGCGCCTTCAGAAACTGGAATTGGCTTAAGTAATATTCAACACAGACTCAACTATGCCTACCCTGATCGCCATAAATTCGAGTCTGTTCAAAAAAACGGCAGGTTCATCATCAACATAAACATCAATCATGACGCAGTCTGA